From a single Endozoicomonas euniceicola genomic region:
- the nhaC gene encoding Na+/H+ antiporter NhaC: MAIHSRQPGFLHALLTFGLIVTTIGIGLFVLQTSLHSLMLLCLLIAGVSARTLGAEYDAIKNAMNDSIYSALSAIYIFILIGVIIAAFIEGGTLATLLYYGIRLIEPAIFLPAGLLFCTIMSLATGTSWGTAGTAGVVLMSIGESMGFPVAVVAGMVISGACFGDKMSPVSDTTNLAAMSSKTNLYAHIKSMSYTTGPVYLIVLTLFTLYGLNYRDSIMPAEHLELLCDGLDSAFTISLWTLLPLLAMLALSMRRVSAELAMAASALVAVLLAMVLQRQEAGVVLNSLFNGGSVRSEVTELNSLLGRGGIASMMWTLSLSLMALALGGVLDRFGFLRVLIVGILSRVKRAATLVATTIITSLFGNMGMGEAYMTIILGGQLFGDAYDEKGLDRCVMSRSLEEGATLTTALIPWTTGGAFFASTLGVPVMDYAPWALLNWMNPLFSMVLAYTGFALFRTDQP; the protein is encoded by the coding sequence TTGGCTATACACTCCAGACAACCGGGGTTTCTTCATGCGTTGCTAACCTTCGGCCTTATTGTTACTACGATTGGCATTGGCCTTTTTGTCTTGCAAACCAGCCTGCACAGTCTGATGCTATTGTGTCTGCTGATTGCAGGCGTGAGCGCCCGAACCCTGGGCGCAGAATACGATGCCATAAAAAACGCCATGAATGACAGTATTTATAGCGCACTATCCGCCATTTATATTTTCATTCTGATCGGCGTCATTATTGCTGCCTTCATTGAGGGCGGCACGCTGGCTACCCTGCTTTATTATGGTATCCGCCTGATTGAACCGGCTATCTTTCTTCCGGCAGGGCTACTGTTTTGCACCATTATGTCTCTGGCGACAGGCACCAGCTGGGGAACGGCTGGAACGGCTGGTGTGGTGTTGATGAGCATTGGTGAATCCATGGGCTTTCCGGTTGCGGTGGTGGCAGGTATGGTGATTTCCGGGGCCTGTTTTGGCGATAAAATGTCGCCGGTTTCAGACACCACGAATCTCGCGGCGATGTCATCCAAAACCAACCTGTATGCTCATATAAAAAGTATGAGTTATACGACTGGGCCTGTCTATTTAATCGTGCTGACCCTGTTTACGCTTTATGGGCTGAACTACAGAGACAGCATAATGCCTGCTGAACATCTTGAATTGTTATGCGATGGTTTAGATTCAGCGTTCACTATCAGCCTGTGGACCTTATTGCCCCTGTTAGCGATGCTGGCTCTCAGTATGCGTCGTGTGTCTGCGGAACTGGCAATGGCTGCGTCTGCCCTGGTGGCGGTACTGTTGGCCATGGTTCTGCAAAGGCAGGAAGCGGGCGTGGTTCTTAACAGTTTATTCAATGGCGGCAGTGTTCGCTCTGAAGTGACGGAGCTGAATTCATTGCTGGGGCGGGGAGGCATCGCCTCCATGATGTGGACGCTGTCGCTCTCCCTGATGGCACTGGCATTAGGCGGCGTTCTGGATCGCTTTGGTTTTCTCAGAGTACTGATTGTCGGCATTCTGTCCAGGGTAAAACGAGCCGCCACACTGGTTGCGACCACTATAATCACCAGCCTGTTTGGCAATATGGGCATGGGTGAAGCGTATATGACCATTATCCTGGGGGGACAGTTGTTTGGGGATGCCTACGATGAGAAAGGTTTAGACCGTTGCGTCATGAGTCGCTCACTGGAAGAAGGCGCAACGCTGACTACCGCATTAATTCCCTGGACAACCGGTGGAGCGTTCTTTGCCTCAACACTGGGTGTACCGGTTATGGATTACGCACCATGGGCATTGCTCAACTGGATGAACCCCCTGTTTTCCATGGTTCTGGCCTACACGGGTTTTGCGCTGTTCAGGACAGACCAACCGTAA
- the yedF gene encoding sulfurtransferase-like selenium metabolism protein YedF has protein sequence MQHHHSLDARGQLCPQPLIQTRRLLKTLQAGERFQVIVDNDIAHLNLMAFFEDQGMNPKCVTGPGEWVISATCQTSGSQSGTTVSPAEDSSAEDSSAPARKNTQTPTPHSDYIVVLKSECMGQGNDDLGSLLIKGYLSTLKEIDHKPSTIILYNGGVRLAVEGSGADSALQALEAMSVDIMVCGACVDFFELQGQLAAGRISNMYDIAEKIAATGHVVYP, from the coding sequence ATGCAACACCATCACTCTCTGGACGCCCGGGGGCAGCTCTGCCCACAACCACTCATACAAACCCGCCGTCTGCTAAAAACATTGCAGGCGGGTGAGCGTTTTCAGGTCATTGTGGATAATGATATCGCCCACCTGAACCTGATGGCTTTTTTTGAAGATCAGGGAATGAATCCTAAGTGCGTTACAGGGCCGGGAGAGTGGGTTATATCAGCGACCTGCCAGACTTCAGGCAGTCAGTCTGGTACGACTGTAAGCCCTGCTGAAGATAGCTCTGCCGAAGACAGCTCTGCCCCGGCCAGAAAAAATACTCAAACGCCAACTCCACACTCTGACTACATTGTTGTGCTGAAAAGTGAGTGTATGGGACAGGGGAATGACGACCTTGGCAGCCTGCTGATTAAAGGCTACCTGAGTACCCTGAAAGAAATTGATCACAAACCATCGACCATTATTCTATACAACGGTGGCGTCCGGCTGGCAGTCGAAGGATCGGGGGCTGATTCAGCATTGCAGGCGCTGGAGGCGATGTCGGTTGATATTATGGTCTGTGGAGCCTGCGTTGACTTCTTTGAGTTACAGGGGCAGCTGGCCGCTGGTCGTATTTCCAATATGTATGACATTGCGGAAAAAATTGCGGCCACCGGTCATGTGGTGTACCCATGA
- a CDS encoding aminotransferase class V-fold PLP-dependent enzyme, whose protein sequence is MKTAAPLTYFDNSATSYPKPVEVMEAISHYLTEMGGSYGRSSHARAFESSSVVEACREKLAGLLDIEQVENLCFASNATHAANTILQGFSFPEGAEVLISPLEHNAVARPLAMLEQQGQISLKTLPAGRDGRVIPEQISDLVNSRTTLVVVNHQSNVNGVIQPVADIKAVVGNVPVLVDASQSLGKYPVHVDQWGIDYLIFTGHKALLGPTGTGGFYIREPHTIKPLLLGGTGSNSEHLEMPTVMPDRFEAGTPNIAGIFGLFAALEHPPKPRHSREDFLMLLEGIQAIDGFIVNRAIDSETQGEVISLTHTDLDAGTLSWRLEKQFGISTRSGLHCAPLAHQHLGTYPEGTCRLSPSVYHSPDDFAYLLGALKSITMEVAA, encoded by the coding sequence ATGAAAACTGCCGCTCCTTTAACCTACTTCGATAACAGCGCTACCAGTTATCCAAAACCAGTTGAAGTCATGGAAGCCATCAGCCACTACCTGACAGAGATGGGTGGAAGCTATGGTCGCTCATCCCATGCCAGGGCTTTTGAGTCCAGCTCTGTTGTTGAGGCGTGTCGTGAAAAGCTGGCGGGCCTGCTGGATATCGAACAGGTCGAAAACCTGTGTTTCGCCAGTAATGCGACACATGCCGCTAATACGATTTTACAGGGTTTCTCCTTTCCTGAAGGTGCTGAAGTACTGATATCACCACTGGAACATAATGCAGTGGCACGGCCTCTGGCGATGCTGGAACAACAGGGGCAAATCTCTTTAAAAACCCTGCCTGCTGGCAGGGATGGCCGGGTGATTCCGGAGCAGATAAGCGATCTTGTCAATAGCCGCACGACACTGGTCGTTGTGAACCATCAAAGTAATGTTAACGGTGTGATTCAACCCGTTGCCGACATAAAAGCGGTGGTGGGCAATGTGCCTGTACTGGTGGATGCTTCCCAGTCCCTGGGAAAATACCCGGTGCATGTGGATCAGTGGGGTATTGATTATCTGATTTTCACCGGACACAAAGCCTTGCTGGGGCCGACCGGCACCGGTGGATTTTATATCCGTGAGCCGCACACCATAAAACCCCTGTTGCTGGGCGGTACGGGCAGTAACAGTGAACACCTTGAAATGCCAACCGTGATGCCGGATCGCTTTGAAGCTGGCACACCGAATATAGCAGGCATTTTTGGCTTGTTTGCGGCTCTGGAACATCCTCCGAAACCACGCCACAGTCGTGAAGATTTTCTTATGCTGCTTGAGGGTATTCAGGCCATTGATGGCTTTATTGTCAACCGGGCAATCGATTCTGAAACCCAGGGCGAAGTGATATCCCTGACCCACACTGACCTGGATGCCGGTACGCTGTCATGGCGCCTGGAAAAGCAGTTCGGTATCAGCACCCGTTCCGGGTTGCACTGTGCGCCGCTGGCACACCAGCATCTGGGTACCTACCCTGAAGGTACCTGCCGCTTATCGCCTTCTGTTTATCACTCACCCGACGATTTTGCCTATCTGCTGGGTGCATTAAAAAGCATTACGATGGAGGTCGCAGCATGA
- a CDS encoding DUF3343 domain-containing protein, with translation MKRAFILLKNMRAAIKAEAWCREQGVACEVVPVPRQLSSECGMCLEVDNNQADTVQQQLQSAGFILTLARL, from the coding sequence ATGAAGCGAGCATTTATTCTGCTGAAAAACATGCGTGCTGCCATTAAGGCTGAAGCCTGGTGCCGGGAACAGGGTGTTGCCTGCGAAGTGGTTCCTGTACCCCGGCAGTTATCTTCGGAATGCGGCATGTGCCTCGAAGTGGATAACAACCAGGCCGACACGGTACAGCAGCAACTGCAATCCGCAGGTTTTATTTTGACGCTTGCCCGCTTGTGA